The following are encoded in a window of Haloprofundus salilacus genomic DNA:
- a CDS encoding ABC transporter ATP-binding protein, whose amino-acid sequence MSNAQAPVVRLDGITKRFGEIVANDAVDFSLEPGTVHALVGENGAGKSTLMSVLYGLYQPDAGTVIVNGEPRDFDTPRDAINAGIGMIHQHFQLVDTMTVVQNVVLGQEPTENGLVDEASARSDIERICSTYGFEVDDYMDTPVEELGVGIQQRVEIVKSLYRGADVLILDEPTAVLTPQEVENLFDVMTELTERGHSLIFITHKLDEALAVADDVTVLRDGEVVGSVDAADTSRTELARMMVGRDVLFDVAERTTTPGELIVEVTDLRVRDDRGLLQVDGVDLQIREGEVLGIAGVEGNGQSELVEALTGLRGAKSGTIVFDGTDITDASRRRRIESGIAYVPEDRQEMGLVQEYDLVRNALLGNQTIEPYANDGFLDWGAVRDHADEIIEKYDVHPSDHSAEASSLSGGNQQKFIVGRELEHDPSFVVAAHPTRGVDIGSIEFIHERLHEMRDEGVALLVVSSKLDEVQKLSDRIAVMYEGEFVDVVDPETVTEQELGLLMAGRSLDERTENADNGEASDGDEEFVTDADEADRGVQ is encoded by the coding sequence ATGAGTAACGCACAAGCGCCCGTCGTCCGACTCGACGGAATCACCAAGCGGTTCGGTGAAATTGTCGCCAACGACGCCGTCGATTTTTCGCTCGAACCCGGGACGGTGCACGCACTCGTCGGCGAGAACGGTGCAGGCAAATCGACCCTCATGAGCGTCCTCTACGGTCTCTACCAGCCAGACGCCGGAACCGTAATCGTCAACGGAGAGCCGCGGGACTTCGACACTCCGCGTGACGCGATCAACGCTGGAATCGGAATGATTCACCAGCACTTCCAGCTCGTAGATACGATGACGGTCGTCCAAAACGTCGTCCTCGGCCAAGAACCGACCGAGAACGGATTGGTCGACGAGGCGAGCGCCCGATCCGATATCGAACGCATCTGTTCGACGTACGGCTTCGAGGTAGACGACTACATGGACACGCCGGTCGAGGAACTCGGCGTCGGTATCCAACAGCGCGTCGAAATCGTCAAAAGCCTCTACCGGGGCGCTGACGTACTCATCCTAGATGAACCGACCGCGGTCTTGACGCCGCAGGAAGTCGAGAACTTGTTCGACGTGATGACCGAACTCACAGAGCGCGGCCATTCGCTCATCTTCATCACGCACAAGCTAGACGAGGCATTGGCGGTCGCCGACGATGTCACTGTGCTTCGCGACGGCGAAGTCGTCGGATCCGTCGACGCTGCAGATACCTCCCGGACGGAACTTGCACGAATGATGGTCGGCCGTGACGTGTTGTTCGACGTTGCAGAGCGAACGACAACTCCCGGTGAACTCATCGTCGAAGTCACTGACCTCCGTGTTCGGGACGACCGCGGATTACTGCAGGTTGACGGGGTCGACCTACAGATCCGCGAGGGCGAAGTGCTCGGCATCGCGGGCGTCGAAGGGAACGGTCAGTCAGAGCTCGTAGAAGCGCTCACTGGACTTCGAGGCGCCAAATCCGGCACTATCGTGTTCGACGGCACGGATATCACTGACGCGAGTCGTCGGCGCCGTATCGAGTCGGGCATCGCTTACGTTCCCGAAGATCGCCAAGAGATGGGATTGGTCCAGGAGTACGACCTCGTACGAAACGCGCTTCTCGGCAACCAGACCATCGAACCGTACGCCAACGACGGCTTTCTCGACTGGGGGGCCGTCCGCGACCACGCAGACGAAATTATCGAAAAGTACGACGTACACCCCTCAGATCACAGTGCCGAGGCGTCGTCGCTGTCCGGCGGTAATCAACAGAAGTTCATCGTTGGTCGAGAACTCGAACACGACCCGTCGTTTGTCGTTGCTGCACATCCGACGCGGGGCGTCGACATCGGCTCGATAGAGTTCATCCACGAACGCCTCCATGAGATGCGTGACGAAGGGGTAGCGCTTCTCGTCGTCTCCTCGAAACTTGACGAGGTACAGAAGCTCTCAGATCGCATCGCGGTCATGTACGAGGGCGAGTTCGTCGACGTCGTCGATCCCGAAACCGTCACCGAGCAAGAGCTGGGGTTACTGATGGCTGGACGGAGCCTCGACGAACGCACCGAAAACGCGGACAACGGTGAAGCGAGCGACGGAGACGAGGAGTTCGTCACCGATGCCGACGAGGCGGACAGAGGTGTTCAGTAG
- a CDS encoding ABC transporter permease has product MLQASVLERVAIAVASTLLALLLGSLIVAASGYDAVQFVSALLYGAFGTASNLAFTLRQSTMLILAGVAVAIAFRAGVFNIGVQGQFVVGGFATAITILFLAPMLPEGVVGGVLLMGLGTVAAVVAGGAYAALPGMMKAYAGANEVITTIMLNFIATGVVYFLVDGFLRPSGTSAPNTEPFPTYVELPPIVFESGTFSVIGLGVALAVVAVVYVTMVRTRFGYDLVTSGHQEPAAAYSGVNPKQTIVTTMTFSGMVAGLTGALFTIMILGYYSDPSTFPRFGFDAIAVSLLAANNPLGVVPAGLLFGGLDAGGQYIGFTLDVPAELVDGITGLVVLFVAAPELFRMAGRRTGLGGEKR; this is encoded by the coding sequence ATGCTTCAGGCGTCAGTGTTGGAGCGAGTCGCCATCGCTGTGGCGTCAACGCTGCTGGCGCTCTTGCTCGGATCCCTCATCGTCGCAGCCTCGGGATACGACGCAGTACAGTTCGTCTCCGCGCTATTGTACGGTGCGTTCGGTACAGCCTCGAACCTCGCCTTCACACTCCGACAGTCGACGATGCTTATTCTCGCGGGCGTCGCCGTCGCCATTGCGTTCCGCGCCGGCGTCTTCAACATCGGTGTTCAAGGCCAGTTCGTCGTCGGTGGCTTCGCGACCGCCATCACGATTCTCTTTCTCGCGCCGATGCTCCCCGAGGGCGTGGTCGGCGGCGTGTTACTCATGGGTCTCGGAACCGTCGCGGCCGTCGTCGCCGGGGGTGCGTACGCGGCACTCCCCGGGATGATGAAAGCATACGCCGGCGCGAACGAGGTGATCACGACCATCATGCTGAACTTCATCGCGACGGGCGTCGTCTACTTCCTCGTCGACGGATTCCTCCGTCCCTCGGGGACCTCCGCGCCGAACACCGAGCCGTTTCCGACGTACGTCGAACTGCCGCCGATCGTGTTCGAGAGCGGGACGTTCTCGGTTATCGGACTCGGGGTTGCGCTCGCGGTGGTCGCGGTGGTCTACGTGACGATGGTGCGAACCCGCTTCGGTTACGACCTCGTTACCAGCGGCCATCAAGAACCCGCAGCCGCCTACTCGGGCGTCAACCCCAAACAGACCATCGTCACGACGATGACGTTCTCCGGAATGGTCGCCGGACTCACCGGCGCGTTATTCACAATCATGATTCTCGGCTATTACAGCGACCCGAGCACGTTCCCCCGGTTCGGCTTCGACGCCATCGCGGTGAGCCTACTCGCAGCGAACAACCCTCTCGGCGTCGTTCCGGCGGGGTTGTTGTTCGGCGGCCTGGACGCCGGTGGACAGTATATCGGCTTCACTCTCGACGTCCCCGCCGAACTGGTCGATGGAATCACCGGTCTCGTCGTTCTGTTCGTCGCCGCACCGGAACTGTTCCGGATGGCCGGACGTCGCACCGGATTGGGAGGTGAGAAGCGATGA
- a CDS encoding ABC transporter permease, whose protein sequence is MSVGEYASRNRLSISLAVAAVLLIVAAAALLDLPGAELLTVGALERTLRAATPIALAAIGGLYAEKSGVFNIGLEGFMIFGAFTAAAAAWILSGDQSIGQLHLWAGILIAVLVCSLLTVAFAVLTIRYKADQIVAGLAVWFIGLGFGPFLASVVWGGVSSPALPNVATLTVPVLSDLPVIGRLLFDTSPLILFTLVLTVVAWVVLYRTRYGYWVQAAGENPEALDTAGVDVNRVRYATVVFSGAIAGLAGAVLSVGIGSGFIGTGVTIVDGRGWIAIVAYLFGNYNPVGAFLASLLFGAMDMLQIQLQTVGIALPGSITGLFPYVAVLVVLTLVGYTRVPAAVGEPYETEE, encoded by the coding sequence ATGAGCGTCGGCGAGTATGCATCCCGGAATCGACTCTCGATCAGCCTCGCCGTCGCCGCCGTCCTCCTGATAGTAGCGGCTGCGGCACTGCTCGACCTTCCGGGGGCTGAACTACTCACAGTCGGCGCACTAGAGCGTACGCTTCGGGCTGCGACACCCATCGCACTCGCAGCCATCGGTGGACTCTACGCCGAGAAAAGCGGCGTCTTCAATATCGGGCTGGAGGGGTTCATGATCTTCGGCGCCTTCACGGCTGCCGCCGCCGCATGGATTCTCTCCGGTGACCAATCGATTGGTCAACTCCACCTCTGGGCGGGCATCCTCATCGCGGTGCTCGTCTGTTCGCTTCTGACCGTTGCGTTCGCTGTCTTGACGATCCGGTATAAGGCCGACCAGATAGTCGCCGGATTGGCCGTGTGGTTCATCGGACTCGGCTTCGGGCCGTTTCTCGCGAGCGTCGTCTGGGGTGGCGTCTCCAGTCCGGCGCTCCCAAATGTCGCGACTCTGACGGTTCCGGTCCTGTCGGACCTCCCAGTGATCGGACGTCTCCTGTTCGACACCTCTCCGCTCATACTGTTCACCCTCGTTTTGACCGTTGTGGCGTGGGTTGTCCTCTACCGAACTCGCTACGGATATTGGGTGCAGGCGGCTGGAGAGAATCCGGAGGCGCTGGATACCGCTGGCGTCGATGTCAATCGCGTTCGGTATGCGACGGTCGTCTTCTCCGGTGCGATAGCCGGCTTGGCCGGGGCCGTTCTCTCTGTCGGTATCGGGAGCGGCTTCATCGGCACGGGCGTGACGATAGTTGACGGTCGAGGATGGATCGCTATCGTCGCCTACCTGTTCGGCAACTACAACCCGGTTGGGGCTTTCCTGGCGTCGCTACTGTTCGGCGCGATGGATATGCTCCAGATACAGCTTCAGACAGTCGGCATCGCGCTCCCAGGGAGCATCACGGGGTTGTTCCCCTACGTCGCCGTGCTCGTTGTACTCACTCTGGTCGGCTACACGCGGGTTCCCGCCGCCGTCGGCGAGCCGTACGAGACCGAGGAGTGA
- a CDS encoding ArsR/SmtB family transcription factor, with product MATDQTRSFGGGAPEDPEDLLPEDSVLRLEEYLAMHAAVGHRTRYEILYRLVHSGEMSPKELEEAIEIDDSTLHYHLNKLVDVGLVEKRQRTERGQDGLYTYYRATVYGEVTLTEGVDELIRGEQEFEGMYDSSAEN from the coding sequence ATGGCAACAGATCAAACGCGCTCGTTCGGTGGGGGGGCCCCGGAAGATCCGGAGGATCTGCTGCCGGAAGACAGCGTCCTGCGTCTCGAAGAGTATCTCGCGATGCACGCCGCTGTTGGTCACCGGACACGATACGAAATACTCTACCGACTCGTCCACAGTGGGGAGATGAGTCCCAAAGAACTGGAAGAGGCGATTGAAATCGACGACAGTACACTCCACTACCATCTCAACAAACTCGTTGATGTGGGCCTCGTCGAAAAACGTCAGCGCACAGAACGAGGACAAGACGGGCTGTACACGTACTACCGTGCGACCGTATACGGGGAGGTTACCCTCACTGAAGGCGTCGATGAACTGATCCGTGGTGAACAGGAATTCGAAGGGATGTACGACAGCTCAGCCGAGAATTGA
- a CDS encoding DUF7509 family protein has translation MTVEITRDVIVERLGRVKYDRFLFYLMEPYKSFNLNYVLSEEEREEIDIEDLPGPLRRLFQRKDEIDQAQAFLRRIQGELRVEPGINAFLALDVNVDTEDVDAVTQSIEYTRCSNATAFVVPFLGHNFGVGEEAGSILENVAKTHNNRLTFVHENDVTSAMIRSAKVRWDLRVETYETEAELVKKLRLFAGAVMQRERRGELSRLD, from the coding sequence ATGACGGTGGAGATCACGCGAGACGTAATCGTCGAACGGTTGGGTCGCGTGAAATACGACCGCTTTCTCTTCTATCTCATGGAGCCGTACAAGTCGTTCAATCTCAACTACGTCCTCAGCGAAGAGGAACGAGAGGAGATCGATATCGAAGACCTTCCTGGTCCGTTGCGCCGGCTCTTTCAGCGTAAAGACGAAATCGACCAAGCGCAGGCATTCCTCCGTCGAATCCAAGGCGAACTCCGCGTAGAACCCGGAATAAATGCGTTTCTCGCTCTCGACGTCAATGTGGATACAGAGGATGTAGATGCTGTCACGCAGAGTATCGAGTACACGAGATGCAGCAACGCAACTGCATTCGTCGTGCCGTTTCTCGGACACAACTTCGGCGTCGGCGAAGAAGCCGGCAGTATCCTCGAAAACGTGGCCAAAACACACAACAATAGGCTGACTTTCGTTCACGAAAACGACGTTACAAGCGCGATGATCCGGTCGGCAAAGGTTCGGTGGGATTTGCGGGTCGAGACGTACGAGACCGAAGCAGAACTTGTGAAGAAACTTCGATTGTTCGCCGGGGCAGTCATGCAGCGAGAACGGCGAGGAGAACTGAGTCGCTTAGATTGA
- a CDS encoding DUF4386 domain-containing protein → MSETENKSELETITNKMFAKIAGALIILGYLTYGIPDGALIQPLLGTSDPLASISENTMQLTIAALIMAVNSAAVIGISLFLYPTIKQHNETIALGYIGTRIFESILMMGGIISLLLLVPLSQEYVQASSADVAVLQFLGTLAVQGNFYAYSIAMSGLAIGSLPLCYLLYQTRLVPRTISVFGLIGYPALLIMMVVEIVGSGVGPILYTLYIPGAIFELGIAVWLIVKGFNSTTIVSKNPSPIDAEPAK, encoded by the coding sequence ATGTCAGAAACAGAGAATAAATCAGAATTAGAAACGATCACAAACAAAATGTTCGCAAAGATTGCGGGCGCATTAATTATACTTGGATATCTTACCTATGGGATTCCGGACGGGGCTCTCATACAACCTCTCTTGGGTACTTCAGATCCCCTTGCCAGCATTTCTGAAAATACGATGCAACTGACTATCGCGGCACTCATTATGGCCGTGAATTCTGCTGCTGTGATTGGAATCAGCTTGTTCCTCTACCCAACGATAAAACAGCACAATGAAACGATAGCTCTTGGATATATTGGAACCCGAATCTTCGAGTCCATACTCATGATGGGTGGTATCATCAGTTTACTTTTGCTCGTACCATTGAGTCAGGAATACGTACAGGCAAGTAGCGCAGATGTGGCCGTGCTTCAATTCCTCGGTACGTTGGCTGTCCAAGGTAACTTCTATGCCTATAGTATTGCTATGAGTGGCCTTGCTATTGGGAGTTTGCCGCTCTGCTACTTATTGTATCAGACAAGACTCGTGCCGAGAACGATCTCAGTCTTTGGCCTGATCGGCTACCCAGCACTATTGATAATGATGGTGGTCGAGATTGTCGGCTCTGGCGTGGGGCCGATCCTCTATACGCTCTATATTCCAGGTGCTATCTTTGAACTGGGTATCGCGGTGTGGCTTATCGTTAAAGGATTCAATTCAACTACGATTGTTTCCAAGAATCCGTCGCCTATTGACGCCGAGCCCGCCAAGTAG
- a CDS encoding TetR/AcrR family transcriptional regulator: MPLSNGMTEMVRGSSGGMRGFDDEERKEIREALVDAGEKFFLRVGPRKTTVKELTDEVGIAKGSFYNFFDSKSELFMEVFIRIGRDNVGAALKAVEDVEDGQEGIRLLFHAYADWLEDHPIIQKFAADVDQDRFRRSFPADQFAAAERKRDELLAAPVERWQANGTLRDDVSPVAVVELLQLVLLLAVTNDEYDEDYYRKRNFAIETLARGLEP; the protein is encoded by the coding sequence ATGCCGCTTTCAAATGGTATGACTGAAATGGTCAGAGGGTCAAGCGGGGGTATGCGCGGATTTGACGACGAGGAACGCAAGGAGATTCGGGAAGCACTGGTTGATGCCGGTGAGAAGTTCTTTTTGCGGGTTGGCCCCCGAAAGACGACGGTAAAGGAGCTCACCGACGAGGTAGGCATCGCCAAGGGTTCATTCTACAACTTCTTCGACTCGAAAAGTGAGCTGTTCATGGAGGTGTTCATCCGAATCGGGAGAGACAACGTTGGAGCGGCTCTCAAAGCCGTCGAAGACGTCGAAGACGGTCAGGAGGGGATCCGGCTGCTATTTCACGCCTACGCTGATTGGCTGGAAGATCACCCTATCATCCAGAAATTCGCCGCGGACGTGGATCAGGACCGCTTCCGGCGGAGTTTCCCCGCTGATCAGTTCGCCGCGGCCGAGCGAAAGCGCGACGAGTTACTCGCTGCGCCGGTCGAACGTTGGCAAGCGAATGGTACCCTTCGCGACGACGTCTCACCAGTAGCCGTTGTCGAACTTCTCCAACTCGTCCTCTTACTCGCGGTGACGAACGACGAGTACGACGAGGACTACTACAGAAAGCGGAACTTCGCTATCGAGACGCTGGCCCGCGGGCTGGAGCCCTAA
- a CDS encoding CPBP family intramembrane glutamic endopeptidase, whose product MIRSRIHRHRIPAFLIVVFGWTWAWDAIYYAFGLWNTLPVYINTFPRQWGLPIGAVLVVWASDVPLRDWLGRVLQWRFPPWVYLAAVSLPVVVGEVQPALAALGGGSVRYSPPAPLHLLFGFFLLNVFLFGGVEEFGWRGVLQPWFQERLSVLTASLAVGVLWWAWHLPLFLGHPNFTPDPLFLVEYTMFVLGASTVLGALVNVTDGGVIPAVFMHAAINVGSVLDGSGGMLEETLPIALVVGSGAWWFIAAVLVGLYGRSMTPGFTIEPLS is encoded by the coding sequence ATGATCCGATCTCGCATTCACAGACACCGCATTCCAGCCTTCCTCATCGTCGTGTTCGGCTGGACGTGGGCATGGGACGCGATCTACTATGCTTTCGGTTTATGGAACACTTTGCCGGTCTACATCAACACGTTCCCGCGACAGTGGGGCCTCCCGATTGGGGCGGTACTCGTCGTCTGGGCGAGTGACGTCCCGCTTCGGGACTGGCTCGGCCGAGTACTCCAGTGGCGGTTCCCTCCATGGGTGTACCTCGCTGCGGTGTCCCTCCCAGTGGTCGTCGGGGAGGTCCAACCAGCGCTCGCCGCGCTTGGCGGCGGATCGGTGCGCTACTCACCGCCAGCCCCACTACACCTACTATTCGGATTCTTCCTGCTCAACGTCTTTCTCTTTGGTGGCGTCGAGGAGTTCGGGTGGCGCGGAGTCCTCCAACCGTGGTTCCAGGAGCGGCTGTCGGTCCTGACAGCGAGTCTCGCAGTCGGAGTACTGTGGTGGGCGTGGCACCTCCCCCTGTTTCTCGGACATCCAAACTTCACCCCCGACCCGCTGTTCCTCGTTGAGTACACGATGTTCGTCCTCGGCGCATCTACCGTCCTTGGTGCGCTCGTCAACGTCACGGACGGCGGAGTGATCCCAGCCGTGTTCATGCACGCCGCAATCAACGTCGGAAGCGTTCTGGATGGCTCTGGTGGCATGCTGGAGGAGACACTGCCGATCGCGCTCGTCGTCGGATCTGGAGCGTGGTGGTTTATTGCCGCCGTTCTGGTGGGGCTGTACGGGCGCTCGATGACACCTGGGTTCACGATCGAGCCGCTGTCATAG
- a CDS encoding DUF3267 domain-containing protein has translation MNPLGESPDGYGDYLEYDVPEKWIVGLVLLLVVGLGEFFFPGVVGWFFVTVGNGPTGFVMVSLDELLFLVGMIVVHEAIHYVAALRQGYNPTAGVRLIDSFYGIKEPSPYIIVLNEHISRKHNLVMLIAPLLVINAIALLGLLPIFPVFAAYYAKIALVANTASSMQDVYNFVRLWTMDEGTQFINVEEDEIRSFYCQPQS, from the coding sequence ATGAACCCGCTTGGCGAATCCCCGGATGGATATGGCGACTACTTGGAGTACGATGTGCCCGAGAAATGGATAGTAGGACTCGTACTCTTACTCGTTGTCGGCCTCGGTGAATTCTTCTTTCCTGGAGTAGTTGGTTGGTTCTTCGTAACCGTAGGCAACGGCCCCACAGGCTTCGTCATGGTGTCTCTTGACGAACTGCTATTCCTCGTAGGGATGATTGTCGTTCACGAAGCAATCCACTACGTCGCCGCTCTGAGGCAAGGATACAATCCTACGGCAGGTGTCAGGCTTATTGACTCATTCTACGGTATCAAGGAGCCGTCTCCGTACATCATCGTTCTGAATGAGCATATCTCGCGCAAGCATAATCTTGTGATGCTCATTGCTCCTCTCCTTGTAATTAACGCGATTGCTCTTCTCGGACTGCTTCCGATATTCCCTGTTTTTGCCGCCTATTACGCGAAGATCGCTCTCGTCGCGAATACGGCATCCTCGATGCAAGACGTCTACAATTTCGTCCGACTATGGACGATGGACGAAGGAACGCAGTTCATCAACGTCGAGGAAGATGAAATTCGGTCGTTCTACTGTCAACCGCAGAGTTAG
- a CDS encoding DUF7344 domain-containing protein: protein MEVKQKHPNTRQAVRRVILETIVDEGGLTTRSHLAEAIANENLSQYKAEIRLHHIHIPVLMDAGVIDYDDRTGDVVLVEDVSSIDLAQL, encoded by the coding sequence ATGGAGGTAAAACAGAAACACCCCAACACGCGACAGGCTGTTCGTCGTGTGATTTTGGAGACAATCGTTGACGAGGGGGGGCTGACAACTCGGTCGCATCTCGCCGAAGCAATCGCAAACGAAAATCTGTCGCAATACAAAGCCGAGATTCGCCTGCATCACATCCATATCCCGGTCTTGATGGATGCCGGAGTGATCGATTATGATGACCGCACGGGCGATGTTGTTCTGGTGGAGGATGTGTCGAGTATCGACTTAGCGCAGTTATAA
- a CDS encoding bacterio-opsin activator domain-containing protein: MTIQDRKRRESTGPVIEVEFSMTDSTYPFVAATQDGTCTVELAKMVPRTGGQYAEFFNMSGTRPEQILDLTASYDTLEVSLLREYEDGGLFEFVASGDCPAYTLAELGALPREVIAVDGEGRIVAEISHSHESSAIIERFLDENPDAKLVSKRERDSFSPIFTRSAFQQVLHSKLTDRQREVLQAAYNAGYYDWPREATGKDVAEDLGITSATFSEHIHTAERKLLTVLFSEPCED; this comes from the coding sequence ATGACTATCCAAGACCGCAAGAGAAGGGAATCGACCGGTCCTGTAATCGAAGTCGAATTCTCAATGACTGACTCGACATATCCATTCGTGGCTGCGACACAGGATGGCACATGCACGGTCGAACTCGCCAAAATGGTACCTCGAACGGGCGGCCAATACGCTGAATTCTTCAATATGTCCGGTACAAGACCGGAACAGATCTTGGACCTCACTGCGTCCTACGATACTTTAGAAGTATCCCTCCTGCGGGAATACGAAGATGGGGGACTCTTTGAATTCGTCGCCTCTGGGGACTGCCCAGCATACACACTCGCGGAACTCGGTGCGCTTCCACGAGAAGTCATCGCTGTCGACGGAGAAGGCCGCATCGTGGCTGAAATCTCTCACTCCCATGAATCGTCTGCGATTATCGAACGATTTCTCGATGAGAATCCCGACGCCAAACTTGTTTCGAAACGAGAGCGAGATTCATTCTCGCCGATCTTCACACGATCAGCATTCCAACAGGTGCTTCACTCCAAACTGACCGACAGGCAGCGTGAAGTTCTTCAAGCGGCCTATAATGCGGGGTACTATGATTGGCCGCGTGAAGCCACCGGGAAGGACGTTGCCGAAGATCTTGGAATCACGTCAGCAACGTTTTCAGAACATATTCACACCGCCGAACGCAAGCTACTCACCGTCCTTTTCAGTGAGCCTTGTGAAGATTAA
- a CDS encoding HalOD1 output domain-containing protein, which yields MTPRDKTTADDGSGKRHSSHPSIDQYTIEPNKSLSYNVISAVATTTGIPPEQMEPLYNAIDPDALDQLFGMPSETFRCSQEIAISFQYEGYLVTVQNGRQITVSPRVDTNP from the coding sequence ATGACCCCGAGAGATAAAACTACGGCGGACGATGGCTCTGGCAAAAGACACAGCAGTCACCCCAGTATCGACCAATATACTATTGAACCAAATAAGTCCCTCTCGTACAACGTAATCAGTGCTGTGGCTACTACAACTGGGATACCTCCGGAGCAGATGGAACCGCTCTACAACGCGATCGACCCGGATGCTCTCGATCAATTATTCGGAATGCCATCTGAAACCTTTCGGTGCTCCCAGGAAATCGCTATCTCATTTCAGTATGAAGGCTACCTCGTCACTGTCCAAAACGGTCGGCAGATAACCGTCTCACCACGAGTAGATACTAATCCCTAA
- a CDS encoding VOC family protein, whose product MEPQITVITLGVSDLETSLEFYHQGLGWPTEGIVGTEFEGGAVAFFPLNNGLQLALYPKQQIAEDANVEDEGLSSIEFTLGHNVASKEAVDAVLKTADEAGAEITDPPRDREWGGYSGHFLDPDDHLWEVVWNPQLEIEE is encoded by the coding sequence ATGGAACCACAAATCACCGTCATCACGTTGGGAGTAAGTGACCTCGAAACGTCACTTGAGTTTTATCACCAAGGTTTAGGTTGGCCGACGGAGGGTATAGTCGGCACTGAATTTGAAGGTGGAGCTGTTGCTTTCTTCCCATTGAATAATGGCTTACAGCTTGCACTTTACCCGAAACAGCAAATCGCGGAAGACGCGAACGTTGAGGACGAAGGGCTAAGTTCTATAGAGTTTACCCTCGGCCACAACGTCGCGTCGAAAGAAGCAGTTGATGCCGTACTGAAGACAGCGGACGAAGCAGGCGCAGAAATCACCGACCCCCCACGTGACCGTGAATGGGGCGGATATTCGGGTCACTTCCTCGATCCAGACGACCACTTGTGGGAAGTAGTCTGGAATCCGCAGCTCGAAATTGAAGAATAG
- a CDS encoding M48 family metalloprotease, whose translation MLVTAGAFASVVGGILIINVLALVITGAAADKLGYTLPPDVSWPTQLLPQEILVGLIAITALGLFMQLLDGEREAPTHAIESIGGVAVANEEYPEIRGLVKKVCQQATTPEPSLYIVPTDTPLSLVTGYSAESARLALSEGLISLLDEDELEAVIAHEIAHVRNHDMAVMTAASLPIGATDRILKLLSGENPGVEHGQASRADVTDLCIAAGLVAIIPVWALAHILTASLSRSREYAADQGAVALTGKPASLASALTAIDQELNEMPATDLRQSEIAAAAILESETNTLGVRRYLPAPLKKLLNTHPDSKRRLTQLRELERKQET comes from the coding sequence GTGCTCGTTACTGCGGGTGCGTTTGCATCCGTTGTCGGTGGCATTCTCATAATCAATGTCTTAGCACTCGTGATCACAGGCGCCGCAGCCGATAAGCTCGGGTACACCCTCCCACCAGATGTCTCATGGCCAACGCAGTTGCTCCCACAGGAAATCCTCGTTGGACTCATCGCAATTACAGCACTCGGGTTGTTCATGCAACTCCTCGACGGGGAACGCGAGGCACCCACACATGCTATTGAGTCGATTGGAGGAGTCGCTGTAGCAAATGAAGAGTACCCAGAAATCCGCGGTCTCGTCAAAAAGGTCTGCCAGCAAGCAACCACACCTGAACCGAGTCTCTACATCGTACCGACTGATACACCGCTCTCGTTAGTGACGGGGTATTCAGCTGAATCTGCTCGGTTAGCACTCAGTGAAGGTCTCATCTCACTGCTTGATGAAGACGAGTTAGAAGCAGTCATCGCACACGAGATCGCTCATGTGCGAAATCACGATATGGCCGTTATGACGGCTGCATCACTCCCGATTGGAGCAACCGATAGAATACTCAAACTGCTCTCTGGTGAAAACCCTGGTGTCGAACATGGACAGGCTAGTCGTGCCGATGTTACTGACTTGTGTATCGCTGCTGGACTCGTAGCGATAATTCCGGTGTGGGCGCTCGCACACATCCTCACAGCGTCGCTTTCGCGCTCACGTGAATACGCTGCTGACCAAGGGGCAGTAGCACTCACTGGGAAGCCTGCCAGCCTCGCAAGCGCCCTCACCGCCATCGACCAGGAACTAAACGAAATGCCAGCGACAGATCTCAGACAATCGGAAATTGCAGCAGCGGCAATCCTTGAGTCAGAAACGAATACGCTCGGGGTTCGACGATATCTCCCAGCACCGCTCAAGAAGTTACTCAATACGCACCCGGATTCGAAACGTCGCCTGACTCAACTGCGTGAACTTGAACGCAAACAAGAAACCTAA